The Formosa sp. Hel1_33_131 genome window below encodes:
- the leuB gene encoding 3-isopropylmalate dehydrogenase has product MNLKIAVLSGDGIGPEVTEQAVKVLKAIAVNFDHNFKFTPAPVGAMAIDLVGDPLPESTLDICKANDSILFGAIGHPKYDNDPTAKVRPEQGLLKLRKELGLYANVRPVKAYDTLLNKSPLKKDRIQGTDISIYRELTGGIYFGEKKLSADGNTASDLCEYSRYEIERIAHLAFVAAKSRRQKVTLIDKANVLETSRLWRKVVGELAKEYPEIELDFLFVDNAAMQMILNPTQFDVILTENLFGDVISDEASVIGGSIGLLASASVGDVHSMFEPIHGSYPQAEGKGIANPIASILSAAMMLDHFELFKEAELIRTAVEKSLQLNITTPDLNTKFDNITTSKVGDFIEDYINNPDDSNLNFTNMHLGQSTII; this is encoded by the coding sequence ATGAACTTAAAAATCGCTGTATTATCAGGAGATGGTATTGGACCGGAAGTGACGGAACAAGCTGTAAAAGTATTGAAAGCCATTGCGGTCAACTTTGATCACAATTTTAAATTTACCCCTGCGCCCGTGGGTGCCATGGCTATTGACCTCGTTGGTGATCCGCTTCCAGAAAGCACACTGGATATTTGTAAAGCCAACGACTCCATCTTATTTGGTGCGATTGGACATCCAAAGTACGACAATGATCCTACGGCAAAAGTACGCCCGGAACAGGGACTTCTAAAACTTCGTAAAGAATTGGGCTTATACGCAAATGTAAGACCGGTGAAAGCATACGATACTTTGCTGAACAAATCGCCTCTGAAGAAAGACAGAATTCAAGGAACGGATATCAGTATTTACAGAGAGTTAACGGGAGGTATTTATTTTGGTGAAAAGAAACTCAGTGCCGATGGAAACACGGCTTCTGATTTGTGTGAGTACTCACGCTATGAAATAGAACGCATTGCGCATTTGGCTTTTGTTGCAGCCAAATCAAGACGCCAAAAAGTGACTTTGATTGACAAAGCAAATGTGCTAGAAACGTCGCGATTATGGCGTAAAGTCGTTGGTGAACTCGCGAAGGAATATCCAGAAATTGAATTGGATTTCTTGTTTGTGGACAATGCCGCCATGCAAATGATTTTGAACCCCACACAGTTTGACGTGATCCTAACCGAGAACTTGTTTGGAGACGTGATTAGCGACGAAGCGAGTGTTATTGGAGGTTCTATAGGCTTGTTGGCGTCAGCGTCTGTTGGTGACGTGCATTCGATGTTTGAGCCCATCCATGGCTCGTATCCACAAGCGGAAGGTAAAGGGATCGCAAATCCAATTGCGTCGATCTTATCTGCTGCGATGATGCTGGATCATTTTGAGCTTTTTAAAGAGGCTGAATTGATACGAACGGCGGTTGAAAAATCTTTGCAACTCAACATTACAACACCGGATTTGAATACTAAATTTGATAATATCACGACTTCTAAAGTGGGTGATTTTATTGAGGATTACATTAACAACCCGGACGATTCCAATCTGAATTTTACAAATATGCATTTGGGACAGTCAACGATTATATAA
- a CDS encoding single-stranded DNA-binding protein: MSGTLNKVMLIGHLGDAVKMHYFDDKNCVGRFPLATNETYTNKQTNEKVTNTEWHNIVVRNKGAEICEKYLSKGDKVYIEGRLKTRKWQDDKGNDRYSTEIQCVDFTFLTAKSDSSSSSENSSKQTPQSAAAKPPENNEEPNDLPF, translated from the coding sequence ATGTCAGGAACTTTAAATAAAGTGATGCTTATTGGACATCTTGGAGATGCCGTGAAAATGCATTATTTTGATGATAAAAACTGTGTGGGACGTTTTCCATTGGCGACCAATGAAACCTATACAAACAAGCAAACCAATGAAAAGGTGACCAATACGGAATGGCACAATATTGTGGTCCGAAATAAAGGAGCCGAAATTTGTGAGAAATACCTCAGCAAAGGAGATAAAGTATATATTGAAGGGCGTTTAAAAACAAGAAAATGGCAAGACGACAAAGGAAACGACCGGTATTCGACCGAAATCCAATGTGTTGATTTTACATTTTTGACAGCCAAAAGTGACAGTTCATCCTCCTCAGAAAATTCCTCAAAACAAACCCCACAATCAGCGGCTGCAAAACCCCCTGAAAACAACGAAGAACCAAACGATTTACCATTTTAA
- the gldE gene encoding gliding motility-associated protein GldE, translated as MDPEPSSFTPLFDSTLIIGILGLLVLLICSALISGAEVALFSLTQKDLDEAKDSKSKSFEIIIELLKHPKKLLASILVANNFINIAIVILFASLSETLFSSVQSELDLGFFKIDLVFFIEVILITFLILLIGEILPKVYANRNNLKFSKFMAYPLKVLDVVISPISIPMQKVTLGIHKKLGRQKSNLNVDYLSQALELASEDDTTQQEQKILQGIVSFGNTDTKQVMRPRIDIFALDQSVDYKKIIPEIVKNGYSRIPVYNESIDTVVGILYVKDLLPHLQKKEFDWTTLIRAPFFVPENKKLDDLMVEFQEKKIHLAIVVDEYGGTSGVVSLEDIIEEIVGDISDEFDDDDLIYSKLDAHNYVFEGKTTLKDFYRIIKLDDESVFEDEKGEAETLAGFVLEISKSFPKVNSKIGFKTYTFTVEALNNKRIKQLKVTLKK; from the coding sequence TTGGACCCTGAACCCTCTAGTTTCACCCCTCTTTTTGACAGCACATTGATCATTGGCATCCTTGGATTACTGGTGCTTTTAATCTGTTCTGCACTTATATCGGGCGCTGAAGTCGCTCTTTTTTCGCTGACACAAAAAGATTTAGATGAGGCAAAAGACAGCAAGTCAAAATCGTTTGAGATTATTATTGAACTCTTAAAACATCCAAAAAAATTATTGGCATCTATATTGGTCGCCAATAACTTCATAAATATCGCCATCGTCATATTGTTTGCCTCTCTAAGCGAAACTTTATTTAGCAGTGTACAATCAGAATTAGATTTAGGATTTTTCAAAATTGACCTCGTTTTCTTTATTGAAGTAATTCTGATTACTTTTTTAATTTTACTGATTGGAGAAATCTTACCCAAAGTATATGCCAACCGAAACAACTTAAAGTTTTCAAAGTTTATGGCCTATCCTTTAAAAGTATTGGATGTGGTCATTTCGCCCATTAGCATTCCGATGCAAAAAGTAACTTTAGGAATTCATAAAAAATTAGGAAGACAAAAATCCAACCTTAATGTCGATTATCTTTCCCAAGCACTGGAGCTTGCTAGTGAAGATGACACTACCCAACAAGAGCAAAAAATTCTACAAGGCATTGTGTCGTTTGGAAATACAGACACCAAACAAGTGATGCGTCCGCGCATCGATATATTTGCTTTGGATCAATCGGTGGACTACAAAAAAATTATTCCGGAAATCGTAAAAAACGGCTATTCTCGTATTCCTGTTTACAATGAAAGTATTGATACGGTTGTCGGAATACTATACGTAAAAGACTTATTACCGCACCTTCAAAAGAAAGAATTTGACTGGACGACCTTAATAAGAGCACCCTTTTTTGTACCTGAAAATAAAAAGCTAGATGATTTGATGGTCGAGTTTCAGGAGAAAAAAATTCACTTGGCCATCGTAGTCGATGAGTATGGCGGAACTTCTGGAGTGGTGTCTTTAGAAGATATCATTGAAGAAATTGTGGGAGATATTAGTGATGAGTTTGACGACGATGATTTGATTTACTCAAAACTCGATGCGCATAATTATGTTTTTGAAGGCAAAACAACACTTAAAGATTTTTATAGAATTATCAAATTGGATGATGAATCTGTTTTTGAAGATGAAAAAGGAGAAGCAGAAACCCTCGCTGGATTTGTGCTTGAAATATCTAAAAGCTTTCCAAAAGTAAACAGTAAAATTGGATTTAAAACCTATACATTTACTGTGGAGGCACTCAACAATAAACGCATCAAACAACTCAAAGTAACACTTAAAAAATAA
- the mutY gene encoding A/G-specific adenine glycosylase encodes MNFHSTLTNWYSVNKRNLPWRTSKNPYNIWLSEIILQQTQIKQGQPYYEAFLANYPSVQALAAASETAVLNLWQGLGYYSRARNLHFTAKHIAENLNGEFPKDYKSLLELKGVGDYTASAIASICYEESVAVVDGNVYRVLARYFGIDTPINSTEGIKQFKTLAESLLPLSNFGDYNQAIMEFGSRQCKPQSPNCDICPLASTCKAYATGSIKVLPVKLKKTKVTKKYFNFLVMDSDDHKTYLEQRTEKGIWQQLYQFPLIETPTAVSKEELLPYLEVSDKIKMPYKNITLFNTSDIIHKLSHRELHVKFWIIKTKNAPENAIAWSNIATYPVPAVIERFINNFHI; translated from the coding sequence ATGAATTTTCACTCAACACTAACTAACTGGTATTCAGTAAACAAAAGGAATCTGCCTTGGCGCACCTCTAAGAATCCGTATAATATCTGGTTGTCAGAGATTATTTTACAGCAAACACAGATCAAACAAGGGCAACCTTATTATGAAGCTTTTTTAGCAAATTACCCGTCTGTGCAGGCACTTGCAGCCGCTTCTGAAACAGCGGTTTTAAACCTGTGGCAAGGGCTGGGCTATTATTCCCGTGCTCGAAACTTGCACTTTACAGCCAAACACATTGCAGAAAATTTAAATGGTGAATTCCCAAAAGACTATAAGTCGCTTCTTGAACTAAAAGGCGTTGGCGATTACACAGCCAGTGCCATCGCTTCCATCTGTTATGAAGAATCCGTAGCTGTCGTCGATGGAAATGTGTACCGCGTTTTGGCTCGGTATTTTGGGATTGACACTCCTATTAATAGTACGGAAGGCATCAAACAGTTTAAAACATTAGCAGAGTCCTTATTGCCTTTATCTAATTTTGGAGATTACAACCAAGCGATTATGGAGTTTGGGTCGCGACAGTGCAAACCCCAATCGCCCAACTGTGATATCTGTCCGCTGGCATCGACTTGCAAAGCTTATGCTACGGGATCTATTAAAGTATTGCCAGTTAAACTCAAAAAAACGAAAGTCACTAAAAAGTATTTTAATTTTTTAGTGATGGATTCCGACGATCACAAAACTTATCTGGAACAACGTACGGAAAAAGGAATTTGGCAACAACTGTATCAATTTCCCCTCATTGAAACCCCCACTGCGGTGTCTAAAGAAGAGCTTTTGCCCTACCTTGAAGTATCAGACAAAATTAAGATGCCTTACAAAAATATCACACTTTTTAACACTTCGGATATTATTCACAAACTATCCCATCGTGAATTGCATGTCAAGTTTTGGATTATAAAAACAAAAAACGCTCCTGAAAATGCAATAGCATGGTCTAATATCGCAACCTATCCAGTCCCAGCTGTCATCGAACGGTTTATAAATAATTTTCATATTTAA
- a CDS encoding Rne/Rng family ribonuclease, with translation MNKELIIRSNSDNVDFALLKDGKLVEFQNDEDNSKFSVGDVFLAKVRKSVPGLNAAFVNVGYHKDAFLHYHDLGPKLPTLMKFMKRVSTGKLKDYSLKNFTFEEDIKKDGSIDEIIKSNQSILVQIAKEPISTKGPRISSEISLAGRYLVLVPFSDRISISQKIESRSEKERLKRLVRSITPKGFGVIIRTVATDKKVAELDKDLQDLYTKWESICKAIPRAHTPSKVLGEMNKASSILRDIFNDTFTGITVDDDLLFNQIKDYVHEIAPHKEAIVKYHNPKTPIFEKFGIERQIKTSFGKTVSMARGAYLIIEHTEALHVVDVNSGNRSSKERNQEATALEVNILAATELARQFRLRDMGGIIVVDFIDMNRAENRKKLFDHLRDEMKDDRAKHKILPPSKFGLIQITRQRVRPEMNIKTKEANPNGTNGAEVEAPIVLIDKINHQLDQIMKKGYKKVTLNTHPFIAAFITKGFPSIRSKWYFEHKKWVKVMPRDAYTYLEFHFKNENGKTIKL, from the coding sequence ATGAATAAAGAATTAATAATTCGATCCAATTCAGACAATGTTGATTTTGCCTTATTAAAAGATGGAAAACTAGTTGAATTTCAAAATGACGAAGATAATAGCAAATTTTCTGTTGGCGATGTGTTTTTAGCCAAAGTAAGAAAGTCTGTTCCGGGTCTCAACGCTGCATTTGTAAATGTAGGGTATCATAAAGATGCATTTTTGCATTACCATGATTTAGGGCCTAAGCTTCCAACATTGATGAAATTCATGAAACGTGTAAGCACAGGTAAATTAAAAGATTACTCTTTAAAAAACTTTACTTTTGAAGAAGACATTAAAAAAGATGGTAGTATTGACGAAATTATAAAGTCAAACCAATCTATTTTGGTTCAAATTGCAAAAGAACCAATCTCAACAAAGGGACCTAGAATTAGTTCCGAAATTTCACTTGCTGGCCGCTATTTGGTACTTGTTCCGTTTTCAGATCGCATCTCAATTTCTCAAAAAATTGAAAGTAGATCCGAAAAAGAACGCCTAAAGCGCCTTGTAAGAAGCATTACTCCCAAAGGATTTGGAGTCATCATACGCACTGTAGCTACGGATAAAAAAGTTGCAGAACTAGATAAAGACCTTCAAGACTTATACACAAAATGGGAATCTATTTGTAAAGCGATACCGCGCGCCCATACACCAAGTAAAGTACTCGGTGAAATGAATAAAGCGTCCTCTATTCTTAGAGACATTTTCAATGATACCTTTACAGGTATTACGGTCGATGACGATTTGCTTTTTAATCAAATTAAAGATTATGTTCATGAAATTGCACCTCACAAAGAGGCGATTGTGAAGTATCACAATCCAAAAACACCCATTTTTGAAAAATTTGGGATCGAAAGACAAATCAAAACTTCATTTGGAAAAACCGTTTCAATGGCGCGTGGTGCCTATTTAATTATAGAGCACACAGAAGCCCTTCACGTGGTAGATGTCAATAGCGGAAACCGTTCAAGTAAAGAAAGAAACCAAGAAGCGACTGCTTTAGAAGTCAATATCCTTGCTGCAACCGAACTCGCACGCCAATTTAGATTGCGTGATATGGGCGGTATTATTGTAGTGGATTTTATTGACATGAACAGAGCAGAGAATCGCAAAAAACTCTTCGATCATCTTAGAGATGAGATGAAAGACGATAGAGCCAAACACAAAATATTACCTCCAAGCAAGTTTGGGTTAATTCAAATCACAAGACAACGTGTTCGACCAGAAATGAACATTAAGACCAAGGAAGCGAATCCTAATGGTACTAATGGCGCTGAAGTGGAAGCACCAATTGTTCTGATTGATAAAATTAATCACCAGCTGGACCAAATTATGAAAAAAGGCTATAAAAAAGTGACTTTAAACACACACCCTTTTATAGCAGCCTTTATTACAAAAGGCTTCCCATCCATACGTTCGAAATGGTATTTTGAACATAAAAAATGGGTTAAAGTAATGCCAAGAGATGCTTACACATATCTGGAATTTCATTTTAAAAATGAAAATGGCAAAACCATTAAACTGTAA
- a CDS encoding HU family DNA-binding protein, producing MTKAEIVAKISNDLGIEKGDVLATVESFMSEVKGSLETGENVYLRGFGSFIIKTRAEKIGRNISKNTSIKIPAHNIPAFKPSKVFIEGVKSKVKVN from the coding sequence ATGACTAAAGCTGAAATTGTAGCTAAAATTTCCAACGATTTAGGAATTGAAAAAGGAGATGTATTGGCAACTGTTGAATCTTTTATGAGCGAAGTTAAAGGATCGTTAGAGACTGGAGAAAATGTTTATTTAAGAGGATTTGGAAGTTTCATTATCAAGACTAGAGCTGAAAAAATTGGGAGAAATATTTCTAAAAATACTTCAATCAAAATACCAGCACACAACATACCTGCGTTTAAGCCTTCAAAAGTATTTATTGAAGGTGTAAAATCGAAGGTTAAAGTAAACTAA